Proteins found in one Acidobacteriota bacterium genomic segment:
- the kdpB gene encoding potassium-transporting ATPase subunit KdpB, with protein sequence MTRTKPTSLFDRAILSRAAVDAFAKLHPARMMKNPVMFIVEVGALATTLFLLPGLAPKGLFGFQIQIVFWLWATVLFANFAEAVAEGRGKAQADALRRTRTETTARRLVGGGKAGREEKVPSSQLRKGDRVVIEVNEMIPGDGTVVEGIASVNESAITGESAPVIREAGGDRSAVTGGTTVLSDRIVVEITSEQGQTFLDRMIRLVEGAERQKTPNEIALDILLAGLTIVFLFATVTLRPFAVYSGGTVSVTVLIALLVCLIPTTIGGLLSAIGIAGMDRVLKHNILAMSGRAVEAAGDVNVLLLDKTGTITLGNREAVKMVPAPGVAENELAELAQLSSLADETPEGRSIVVLAKEKYGLRARELRDLNAKFVPFSARTRMSGLDFEGGRQVRKGAADAVDGFVRSLGGSLPEEIRRDVASIGGEGGTPLVVADGKRVMGTIYLKDIVKGGMKERFDRLRAMGIRTVMITGDNPLTAATIAREAGVDDFLAEATPEHKLALIRAEQNKGNLVAMTGDGTNDAPALAQADVGMAMNTGTQPAKEAGNMVDLDSNPTKLIEVVEIGKQLLMTRGALTTFSIANDVAKYFAIIPALFLATYPELQALNVMHLATPQSAILSAVVFNALIIVVLIPLALKGVQYRPLGAGRILRRNLLVYGLGGVVVPFLGIKAIDLLLVALHLV encoded by the coding sequence GTGACGCGAACGAAACCGACTTCCCTCTTCGACCGGGCAATCCTCTCCCGGGCCGCCGTCGACGCTTTCGCGAAGCTGCATCCGGCGCGGATGATGAAGAACCCCGTCATGTTCATCGTGGAGGTTGGGGCGCTCGCGACGACGCTCTTCCTCCTGCCCGGCCTCGCCCCAAAGGGCCTCTTCGGGTTCCAGATCCAGATCGTCTTCTGGCTCTGGGCGACCGTCCTCTTCGCGAACTTCGCGGAAGCCGTGGCGGAAGGCCGAGGCAAAGCGCAGGCGGACGCTCTCCGGCGCACACGAACGGAGACCACCGCCCGACGTCTGGTCGGCGGCGGGAAGGCGGGGCGGGAGGAGAAGGTCCCCTCCAGCCAACTCAGGAAGGGAGACCGCGTCGTCATCGAGGTCAACGAGATGATTCCAGGGGACGGGACGGTCGTCGAGGGCATTGCGTCCGTCAACGAGTCCGCGATCACCGGCGAGTCGGCGCCCGTCATCCGTGAGGCGGGCGGCGACCGCTCGGCTGTGACGGGCGGTACGACGGTGCTTTCGGACCGCATCGTCGTCGAGATCACCTCGGAGCAGGGACAGACCTTCCTCGACCGGATGATCCGTCTCGTCGAAGGAGCCGAGCGGCAGAAGACGCCGAACGAGATCGCGCTCGACATCCTCCTCGCGGGTCTGACCATCGTCTTTCTCTTCGCCACGGTGACGCTGCGTCCGTTCGCGGTCTACTCGGGAGGCACCGTCTCCGTCACGGTCCTCATCGCTCTTCTCGTCTGTCTCATCCCGACGACGATCGGGGGCCTCCTCTCGGCGATCGGCATCGCGGGCATGGACCGTGTTCTCAAGCACAACATCCTCGCGATGTCGGGCCGGGCCGTCGAGGCCGCGGGCGACGTGAACGTCCTCCTCCTCGACAAGACCGGCACGATTACTCTCGGCAACCGCGAGGCCGTGAAGATGGTCCCGGCCCCGGGCGTGGCGGAGAATGAGTTGGCCGAGCTGGCGCAGCTCTCGTCGCTCGCGGACGAGACTCCCGAGGGACGCTCCATCGTCGTGCTCGCGAAGGAAAAGTACGGCCTCAGGGCCCGGGAACTGCGCGACCTCAACGCGAAGTTCGTTCCGTTCTCCGCGCGCACACGGATGTCCGGCCTCGACTTCGAGGGCGGGCGGCAGGTGCGCAAGGGTGCCGCGGACGCCGTGGACGGTTTCGTGCGCTCTCTCGGCGGCTCGCTCCCCGAGGAGATCCGCCGGGACGTCGCCTCGATCGGGGGCGAGGGTGGAACGCCTCTCGTCGTCGCGGACGGCAAGAGAGTCATGGGGACGATCTACCTGAAGGACATCGTCAAGGGCGGGATGAAGGAACGCTTCGACCGCCTGCGCGCGATGGGCATCCGGACCGTCATGATCACGGGGGACAACCCGCTCACCGCCGCGACGATCGCGCGCGAGGCCGGCGTGGACGACTTCCTGGCCGAAGCCACCCCGGAGCACAAGCTCGCACTCATTCGGGCCGAGCAGAACAAGGGGAATCTCGTGGCGATGACCGGCGACGGCACGAACGACGCGCCGGCTCTCGCCCAGGCCGACGTCGGCATGGCCATGAACACGGGCACCCAGCCCGCGAAGGAAGCCGGCAACATGGTCGACCTCGACTCGAATCCGACGAAGCTCATCGAGGTCGTCGAGATCGGCAAGCAGCTCCTCATGACGCGCGGGGCCCTCACGACGTTTTCGATCGCGAACGACGTCGCGAAGTACTTCGCGATCATCCCCGCGCTCTTCCTCGCGACGTACCCGGAGCTGCAGGCGCTCAACGTCATGCACCTCGCCACTCCTCAGAGCGCGATCCTCTCGGCCGTCGTCTTCAACGCGCTCATCATCGTGGTGCTGATCCCGCTCGCGCTGAAAGGCGTCCAGTACCGGCCACTCGGCGCCGGCCGCATCCTCCGCCGCAACCTCCTCGTCTACGGCCTCGGAGGCGTCGTCGTCCCGTTCCTCGGGATCAAGGCGATCGACCTTCTCCTCGTCGCTCTCCATCTCGTTTGA
- a CDS encoding potassium-transporting ATPase subunit F, with the protein MSFEAVLGLVLSAAALLYLLYALVKPEKL; encoded by the coding sequence ATGTCCTTCGAAGCCGTCCTCGGCCTCGTGCTCTCCGCCGCGGCCCTGCTCTATCTCCTCTACGCGCTCGTGAAGCCCGAAAAGCTGTGA
- a CDS encoding APC family permease, which translates to MGRPVRPSMAESSKFSQVLLGKPRDVKDPHVFHRLSLIAFLAWVGLGADGLSSSAYGPDEAFRALGEHRSLAIVLVAMTAITVGVISYAYSNLIEHFPGGGGGYLVATKLLGKHAGVVSGCALLVDYVLTITVSIASGCDQIWNFLSPAMARYKLPVEIAVLLLLIVLNLRGVKESVTILAPIFLVFIGTHAFAILYSFGSHLTALPEVFSGAARDFHASTATMGFWPLAFVLLRAYSMGGGTYTGIEAVSNGVSMLREPRVKTGKRTMLLMALSLAFTAGGILFGYLLVAARPHEGKTMNFVLFDALFGHWKIGGFAVGSAFVLTLLVAEAALLFVAAQAGFLDGPRVLGNMAVDSWVPRRFSQLSDRLVTQNGVVLMGLAAIAALLYTRGNITMLVVMYSINVFITFSLTELGMSRHWIVDRHKEPHWKGLLAIHGTGLVLCLTILGVTLFEKFAEGGWVTTIVTSATVCLCFLIKRHYEHVAEDLKRLDEILAPIAPLPAPGDGLDTLDRRLPTAVLTVDRFSGYGLHQILSIHSLFPRYYGNFIFVSVAVVDSGSFKGEEEVGRLEANTRNNLEKYVSWCREKGWNAGYRMAVATEAVDEVVKICKELREEFPRMVVFSGKLVFRKEQWYHRLLHSETAMAIQRRLQFEGVQSIVLPVRAAV; encoded by the coding sequence ATGGGCCGCCCCGTGCGGCCTTCGATGGCCGAGTCAAGCAAGTTCTCCCAGGTCCTTCTCGGCAAGCCGCGCGACGTCAAGGACCCGCACGTCTTCCACCGGCTGTCGCTCATCGCGTTCCTCGCGTGGGTCGGGCTCGGCGCGGACGGTCTGTCCTCTTCCGCATACGGGCCGGACGAAGCGTTTCGCGCGCTCGGGGAGCACCGCTCCCTCGCGATCGTCCTGGTCGCGATGACCGCGATCACCGTGGGCGTCATCTCTTACGCGTACTCGAACCTCATCGAGCATTTCCCGGGCGGGGGCGGCGGCTACCTCGTGGCGACGAAGCTCCTCGGAAAGCATGCGGGCGTCGTCTCGGGCTGCGCCCTCCTCGTGGACTACGTCCTGACGATCACCGTGTCAATCGCCTCGGGCTGCGACCAGATCTGGAACTTCCTCTCGCCTGCGATGGCCCGTTACAAGCTGCCGGTCGAGATCGCGGTTCTCCTCCTCCTGATCGTCCTGAACCTCCGGGGCGTGAAGGAATCCGTGACGATCCTCGCCCCGATCTTTCTCGTCTTCATCGGGACGCACGCTTTCGCGATCCTCTATTCCTTCGGTTCGCACCTCACGGCCCTTCCCGAGGTCTTCTCGGGTGCCGCGCGCGATTTCCACGCCTCGACGGCGACGATGGGGTTCTGGCCGCTCGCCTTCGTCCTCCTGAGGGCCTATTCGATGGGAGGGGGCACGTACACGGGAATCGAGGCCGTCTCGAACGGCGTCTCGATGCTCCGCGAGCCGCGTGTGAAGACCGGCAAGAGGACCATGCTCCTGATGGCCCTCTCGCTCGCGTTCACGGCCGGAGGCATTCTCTTCGGATACCTCCTCGTGGCGGCGCGGCCCCACGAGGGCAAGACGATGAACTTCGTCCTCTTCGACGCCCTGTTCGGCCACTGGAAGATCGGAGGCTTCGCGGTGGGGAGCGCGTTCGTGCTCACGCTCCTCGTCGCGGAGGCGGCCCTCCTCTTCGTGGCGGCGCAGGCCGGCTTCCTCGACGGCCCGCGCGTCCTCGGGAACATGGCCGTCGACTCCTGGGTGCCGCGCCGCTTCTCGCAGCTCTCCGACCGCCTCGTGACCCAGAACGGCGTCGTCCTCATGGGTCTCGCGGCAATCGCGGCCCTCCTGTATACGCGCGGCAACATCACGATGCTCGTCGTGATGTACTCGATCAACGTCTTCATCACGTTCTCCCTGACCGAGCTCGGCATGTCGCGCCACTGGATCGTGGACCGGCACAAGGAGCCGCACTGGAAGGGCCTCCTCGCGATTCACGGGACGGGCCTCGTCCTCTGCCTCACGATCCTCGGGGTCACGCTCTTCGAGAAGTTCGCCGAGGGCGGCTGGGTGACGACGATCGTGACGAGCGCGACGGTCTGTCTCTGTTTCCTGATCAAGCGACACTACGAGCACGTCGCGGAGGACCTCAAGCGGCTGGACGAGATCCTCGCGCCGATCGCGCCCCTCCCCGCGCCCGGCGACGGACTCGACACTCTCGACCGCCGCCTTCCCACGGCCGTCCTCACGGTGGACCGCTTCTCCGGCTACGGCCTCCACCAGATCCTCTCGATCCACTCCCTGTTCCCGAGGTATTACGGGAACTTCATCTTCGTTTCGGTCGCCGTCGTGGATTCCGGCAGCTTCAAGGGGGAGGAGGAGGTCGGGCGGCTCGAGGCGAACACCCGCAACAATCTCGAGAAGTACGTTTCCTGGTGCCGGGAGAAGGGCTGGAACGCCGGCTACCGGATGGCCGTCGCGACCGAGGCGGTCGACGAGGTCGTGAAGATCTGCAAGGAGCTCCGGGAAGAGTTCCCGCGGATGGTCGTCTTCAGCGGCAAGCTCGTGTTCCGGAAGGAGCAGTGGTACCACCGGCTGCTCCACAGCGAGACGGCGATGGCGATTCAGCGCCGCCTGCAGTTCGAGGGCGTCCAGTCGATCGTCCTGCCTGTGCGGGCCGCGGTCTAG
- the kdpA gene encoding potassium-transporting ATPase subunit KdpA, giving the protein MLDIFLKVGVYLLLVLAAVKPLGIHMKRVFSKENTFLDPVLVPIERLLYRVGGVDASKEQGFRAYAGSMMVFNVVSLVVLYAMERLQHLLPLNPDKLPAVPAALAWNTAVSFTTNTNWQAYSGESTMSLFTQMAGLAVHNFASAATGIAIAIAFVRGVARVESKGIGNFWSDLVRATLWVLLPISLAGAVVLMSQGVIQNFKASETVTTLEGATQKIPQGPIASQEAIKELGTNGGGFFNANSAHPYENPTPFSNLFEMFLIFSVGAGLTYTLGSMTGKKRHGWAVFWSMAILFLVGALVAGFYEVRGNPIHQGLGVASAMGNMEGKEVRFGPVDSALFATITTDASCGAVNAMHDSFTPLGGLVPLLSIQLGEIIFGGVGAGLYGMLLFVVLTVFIAGLMVGRTPEYLGKKIEAHEVKLAMLSVLILTFSILVGTALGVASKAGLSSLNNAGPHGLSEILYAFTSATGNNGSAFAGLNANTDFYNVALAIAMFFGRFLMIIPLLGIAGSLAAKKKVAESIGTFPVDGSVFVVLLIGVILIVGALTFFPALALGPIVEHFLMGAGKTF; this is encoded by the coding sequence ATGCTCGACATCTTCCTGAAGGTCGGCGTCTACCTCCTCCTCGTCCTCGCGGCCGTCAAGCCGCTCGGGATCCACATGAAGAGGGTCTTCTCGAAAGAGAACACCTTCCTGGACCCCGTGCTCGTTCCGATCGAGCGCCTTCTCTACCGGGTCGGCGGCGTCGACGCTTCGAAGGAACAGGGCTTCAGGGCGTACGCGGGCTCGATGATGGTCTTCAACGTCGTCAGCCTCGTCGTGCTGTACGCGATGGAGCGCCTGCAGCACCTCCTTCCGCTGAATCCCGACAAGCTGCCGGCCGTCCCGGCCGCGCTCGCCTGGAACACGGCGGTTTCGTTCACGACGAACACGAACTGGCAGGCCTACTCGGGCGAGTCGACGATGTCGCTCTTCACCCAGATGGCGGGCCTCGCCGTCCACAACTTCGCGTCCGCGGCCACCGGCATCGCCATCGCGATCGCCTTCGTGAGGGGCGTCGCCCGGGTCGAGTCGAAGGGAATCGGCAACTTCTGGTCCGACCTCGTGCGCGCCACGCTCTGGGTGCTCCTCCCCATCAGCCTCGCGGGCGCGGTGGTCCTGATGTCGCAGGGCGTCATCCAGAATTTCAAGGCCTCGGAGACCGTCACGACGCTGGAAGGCGCCACGCAGAAGATCCCGCAGGGCCCGATCGCCTCCCAGGAGGCCATCAAGGAGCTCGGGACGAACGGCGGCGGCTTCTTCAACGCCAACTCGGCCCATCCCTACGAGAACCCCACGCCGTTCAGCAACCTCTTCGAGATGTTCCTCATCTTCTCGGTCGGCGCGGGCCTGACGTACACGCTCGGCTCGATGACGGGCAAGAAAAGGCACGGCTGGGCCGTCTTCTGGTCGATGGCGATCCTCTTCCTCGTCGGGGCGCTGGTGGCGGGCTTTTATGAGGTGCGCGGGAACCCGATCCACCAGGGTCTCGGAGTGGCCTCCGCCATGGGCAACATGGAAGGCAAGGAGGTCCGGTTCGGGCCCGTCGACTCGGCGCTCTTCGCGACGATCACGACCGATGCGTCGTGCGGCGCGGTCAACGCGATGCACGACTCCTTCACGCCCCTCGGCGGCCTCGTCCCGCTCCTGAGCATCCAGCTCGGCGAAATCATCTTCGGCGGCGTCGGCGCCGGGCTGTACGGAATGCTCCTCTTCGTGGTCCTGACGGTCTTCATCGCCGGCCTCATGGTCGGGCGCACGCCCGAGTACCTCGGAAAGAAGATCGAGGCCCACGAAGTGAAGCTCGCGATGCTCTCCGTCCTGATCCTCACGTTCTCGATCCTCGTCGGAACGGCTCTCGGCGTCGCCTCGAAGGCCGGGCTCTCGAGCCTGAACAACGCCGGACCGCACGGGCTTTCCGAGATCCTCTACGCGTTCACGAGCGCGACCGGGAACAACGGCAGCGCGTTCGCCGGGCTGAACGCGAACACGGATTTCTACAACGTGGCGCTCGCCATCGCGATGTTCTTCGGGCGCTTCCTGATGATCATCCCTCTCCTCGGCATCGCCGGCTCCCTCGCGGCGAAGAAGAAAGTCGCCGAGTCGATCGGGACGTTTCCCGTGGACGGGTCCGTCTTCGTCGTGCTGCTGATCGGCGTGATCCTGATCGTCGGCGCCCTCACGTTCTTCCCCGCTCTCGCACTCGGCCCGATCGTGGAGCACTTCCTGATGGGCGCCGGAAAGACCTTCTAA
- a CDS encoding slipin family protein, with protein MNGVSFLAFFLSILVGIAGAVAAQSPAALVAGIVLGVYLLFALKVANQWERAVVLRFGKFRGLKGPGFFALIPVIDQITQLVDQRVRVTDVSAESALTKDTVPVNVDAIVFWTVWDAQKSVLEVADYLDAVALSAQTALRETIGRHQLAEMITERERLGKQLQTILDEKTNPWGITVQSVEIRDVKIPADLEDAMSRQAQAERERQARIILGTAETEISARFVEAGDAYKDHPLALHLRAMNMLYEAIKEKGSMVIVPSSAVETMGLGGLSGMTALAQKTTTGE; from the coding sequence GTGAACGGCGTGAGCTTTCTCGCGTTCTTCCTGTCGATCCTCGTGGGAATCGCCGGGGCCGTCGCGGCGCAGTCTCCTGCCGCTCTCGTCGCCGGGATCGTCCTCGGCGTCTACCTCCTCTTCGCGCTCAAGGTCGCCAATCAGTGGGAGCGCGCGGTGGTTCTGCGCTTCGGGAAGTTCCGGGGCCTCAAGGGGCCGGGATTCTTCGCGCTGATCCCCGTCATCGACCAGATCACGCAGCTCGTGGACCAGCGCGTCCGCGTGACCGACGTCTCGGCGGAGTCGGCCCTCACGAAGGACACCGTCCCCGTGAACGTCGACGCGATCGTCTTCTGGACCGTCTGGGACGCCCAGAAGTCGGTCCTCGAGGTGGCGGACTACCTCGACGCGGTCGCGCTTTCGGCGCAGACGGCGCTCCGCGAGACGATCGGCCGCCACCAGCTGGCGGAGATGATCACGGAGCGCGAGCGGCTCGGGAAGCAGCTCCAGACGATCCTCGACGAGAAGACGAACCCGTGGGGGATCACCGTCCAGTCCGTCGAGATCCGTGACGTGAAGATCCCCGCCGACCTCGAAGACGCGATGTCGCGCCAGGCACAGGCCGAACGCGAACGCCAGGCCCGCATCATCCTCGGCACCGCGGAGACGGAGATCTCGGCGCGCTTCGTCGAGGCGGGAGACGCCTACAAGGACCACCCACTCGCGCTGCACCTGCGCGCGATGAACATGCTCTACGAGGCGATCAAGGAGAAGGGCTCGATGGTCATCGTGCCGTCGAGCGCCGTCGAGACGATGGGGCTCGGCGGGCTCTCGGGCATGACGGCCCTCGCACAGAAGACGACGACCGGGGAGTAG
- the bfr gene encoding bacterioferritin, translated as MKGNEKVIQILNDVLCAELTAVNQYFIHAMMCANWRYKKLADHSREESIDEMKHAQSLIERILYLEGVPNMQKYLRINVGQTVPEQHAFDLEVERAAVERLNAGLELCRSVGDNGSRMLLEAILKEEEGHIDWLEAQLQQIADIGLQNYLALQAET; from the coding sequence ATGAAGGGCAACGAAAAGGTCATCCAGATTCTCAACGACGTCCTCTGCGCCGAGCTGACGGCCGTCAACCAGTACTTCATCCACGCGATGATGTGCGCGAACTGGCGGTACAAGAAGCTGGCGGACCACAGCCGCGAGGAGTCGATCGACGAGATGAAGCACGCCCAGTCGCTCATCGAGCGGATCCTCTACCTCGAGGGCGTGCCGAACATGCAGAAGTACCTGCGGATCAACGTCGGCCAGACCGTGCCCGAGCAGCACGCCTTCGACCTCGAGGTCGAGCGGGCCGCCGTCGAGCGACTGAACGCGGGCCTCGAGCTCTGCCGTTCCGTCGGCGACAACGGGTCGCGCATGCTCCTCGAGGCGATCCTCAAGGAGGAGGAGGGCCACATCGACTGGCTCGAGGCTCAGCTCCAGCAGATCGCGGACATCGGCCTGCAGAACTATCTCGCTCTGCAGGCCGAGACCTGA
- a CDS encoding histidine kinase gives MKPDRDARPDPESFLRLANRDPKRGHLKVYIGQAAGVGKTYKMLDDAHTMRRRGIDVVVALVETHGRAETASRIGDLDVVPRRTVEYKGATLEEMDLDAVLARRPEVAVVDELAHTNAPGSKNEKRWQDVLDLLAAGISVMTAVNVQHLEGVQDVVKSATGLEIKERVPDRVIREADAVVNVDLPGPELRDRLKEGKIYPPVQAAQALENFFREENLRALRELALRETAENVDHGPTETAPSAATSGTFAAASPARVAVALPLDPLVARALIRRGSRMAGRMNTRWYAFYVRRKRDRPENLSAKAHRELTENIQLAISLGATIVYRESEDVAQALLDFAREEKVGVLVVGRPTRTGLRGRIAPGIVSRLLEGARGIDVFVVDIEREGPA, from the coding sequence GTGAAACCCGACCGCGACGCGCGACCCGATCCCGAGTCCTTCCTCAGGCTCGCGAACCGGGACCCGAAGCGCGGGCACCTGAAGGTCTACATCGGGCAGGCGGCGGGCGTCGGGAAGACGTACAAGATGCTCGACGACGCCCATACGATGCGCCGGCGCGGCATCGACGTCGTCGTCGCCCTCGTCGAGACCCACGGCCGCGCCGAGACAGCCTCGCGGATCGGGGACCTCGACGTCGTCCCGCGCCGGACGGTCGAGTACAAGGGCGCGACGCTCGAGGAGATGGACCTCGACGCGGTCCTCGCGCGCAGGCCCGAGGTGGCCGTCGTCGACGAGCTCGCCCACACGAACGCGCCGGGCTCGAAGAACGAGAAGCGCTGGCAGGACGTTCTCGACCTCCTCGCCGCCGGGATCTCCGTCATGACGGCCGTAAACGTCCAGCACCTCGAGGGCGTGCAGGACGTCGTGAAGTCCGCGACGGGCCTCGAGATCAAGGAGCGCGTTCCGGACCGCGTCATTCGCGAGGCGGATGCCGTCGTGAACGTCGACCTTCCGGGGCCCGAGCTTCGCGACCGCCTGAAGGAGGGGAAGATCTATCCGCCCGTGCAGGCCGCGCAGGCGCTCGAGAACTTCTTCCGCGAGGAGAACCTCCGGGCCCTCCGCGAGCTCGCGCTCCGCGAGACCGCCGAGAACGTCGACCACGGCCCCACAGAGACGGCGCCTTCGGCCGCGACGTCGGGGACGTTCGCGGCGGCCTCCCCCGCGCGCGTCGCCGTCGCCCTGCCGCTCGATCCGCTCGTCGCGCGCGCGTTGATCCGGCGCGGCTCGCGCATGGCCGGGCGTATGAACACGCGTTGGTACGCGTTCTACGTGAGGCGCAAGCGCGACCGGCCCGAAAATCTCTCCGCGAAGGCGCACCGCGAGCTCACGGAGAACATCCAGCTCGCGATCTCTCTCGGCGCCACGATCGTCTATCGCGAGTCCGAGGACGTCGCGCAGGCCCTGCTGGACTTCGCGCGCGAGGAAAAGGTCGGAGTTCTCGTCGTGGGACGCCCGACCCGGACGGGACTCAGGGGGCGAATCGCGCCCGGAATCGTCTCGCGCCTGCTCGAGGGGGCCCGCGGGATCGACGTCTTCGTCGTGGACATCGAGCGGGAAGGGCCCGCGTGA
- a CDS encoding porin, protein MKTLGLLPATLAVVFTFTCIGSPAFAQGPAPQPAPSPAPAPTLAPKQWYEGIAVNGFLSTSYEYNFNQPASGTNQYRVFDFDDNTFKVDVAEVVLQKAVANPGEAGFRVDAVAGSSIPRVSAAAGLFRDASGKAQDFDLQQAFLSYVAPVGSGLRLDIGKFVSPLGYEVIEGYDGYDDNATRSFLFGYAVPFTHTGLKASYAFGDQLSGMVMLVNGWDNAKDNNTAKSFGAQLVWTPSKAVTITANYMVGAERSDTSGDARNLVNVNAQWKATDRIVLAVDAVYGSEPNAVTQGQTAMWNGIVGYARFGLSDTFALVVRGEIFNDRDGARTGVAQQLKELTLTPELKVGSHVVFRGDLRVDFSDKEVFEGPDGALTKKQQPTVLLNALYAF, encoded by the coding sequence CGCTCGCGGTCGTCTTCACCTTCACCTGCATCGGAAGCCCGGCGTTCGCACAAGGCCCGGCGCCCCAGCCGGCCCCCTCGCCGGCCCCGGCCCCGACCCTGGCGCCGAAGCAGTGGTACGAGGGAATTGCCGTGAACGGGTTCCTCTCCACCAGCTACGAGTACAACTTCAACCAGCCCGCATCGGGAACGAACCAGTATCGGGTCTTCGACTTCGACGACAACACCTTCAAGGTGGACGTGGCCGAGGTCGTCCTCCAGAAGGCGGTCGCCAACCCAGGCGAGGCGGGCTTCCGGGTCGATGCCGTGGCCGGCAGCTCGATTCCGCGCGTATCCGCCGCGGCCGGGCTCTTTCGCGACGCCAGTGGAAAGGCCCAGGACTTCGACCTGCAGCAGGCCTTCCTCAGCTACGTGGCCCCGGTCGGCAGCGGCCTCCGATTGGACATCGGAAAGTTCGTGTCACCCCTCGGCTACGAGGTCATCGAGGGTTACGACGGGTACGACGACAACGCGACGCGTTCGTTCCTCTTCGGGTATGCGGTCCCCTTCACGCACACCGGCCTCAAGGCCAGCTATGCGTTTGGCGACCAGCTCTCGGGCATGGTGATGCTCGTCAACGGCTGGGACAATGCGAAAGACAACAACACGGCCAAGTCGTTCGGCGCACAGCTCGTCTGGACCCCTTCGAAGGCGGTCACGATCACCGCCAACTACATGGTCGGAGCTGAGCGGAGCGACACGAGCGGCGACGCCCGCAACCTGGTCAACGTGAACGCCCAGTGGAAGGCCACCGACCGGATCGTTCTGGCGGTCGACGCCGTCTACGGGAGCGAGCCGAACGCCGTCACACAGGGTCAGACCGCGATGTGGAACGGGATCGTGGGCTACGCGAGATTCGGACTGAGCGACACCTTCGCTCTCGTCGTCCGGGGCGAAATCTTCAACGACCGGGACGGCGCCCGGACGGGCGTCGCCCAGCAACTGAAAGAGCTGACGCTCACCCCCGAGCTCAAGGTCGGCTCCCACGTCGTCTTCCGCGGCGACCTCCGCGTCGATTTCTCCGACAAGGAGGTCTTCGAAGGTCCGGACGGGGCCCTCACGAAGAAGCAGCAGCCCACCGTCCTCCTGAACGCTCTCTACGCCTTCTAA
- the kdpC gene encoding potassium-transporting ATPase subunit KdpC, with amino-acid sequence MKENVFGSIRLFLALTVLLGFAYPALVWGVGQVAFREKADGGFLRKEEGGRPGTIVGSALIGQSFHSKKFFSSRPSAAGDAGYDGTQSGGTNLGPTSKKLADSIRDRVAALRADNPSLAGSPVPADAVTSSGSGLDPHISPEYARLQIPRVSRESHIPAADLEALVAARTEGRFLGLWGEPRVNVLLLNLEVARRTPAP; translated from the coding sequence ATGAAAGAGAACGTCTTCGGCTCGATCCGGCTCTTCCTCGCGCTGACCGTGCTGCTCGGATTCGCATATCCCGCCCTCGTCTGGGGCGTGGGACAGGTTGCGTTCCGGGAAAAGGCCGATGGGGGATTTCTTAGAAAGGAAGAGGGCGGGCGCCCCGGCACCATCGTGGGCAGCGCGCTCATCGGGCAGTCCTTCCATTCCAAGAAGTTCTTTTCCTCTCGTCCCTCTGCGGCCGGCGATGCCGGCTACGACGGGACGCAGTCTGGAGGAACCAATCTCGGCCCCACTTCGAAGAAACTCGCCGATTCGATCCGCGATCGCGTCGCCGCGCTGCGAGCCGACAATCCGTCTCTTGCGGGTTCTCCCGTCCCCGCCGACGCCGTCACGTCTTCCGGCTCCGGCCTGGATCCTCACATCTCCCCCGAGTACGCCCGGCTACAGATCCCGCGGGTCTCCCGGGAGTCCCACATTCCCGCCGCCGACCTCGAGGCGCTGGTCGCGGCCCGGACGGAGGGACGATTCCTCGGGCTCTGGGGAGAGCCGCGCGTGAACGTGCTCCTCCTGAATCTCGAAGTCGCCAGGCGCACCCCCGCCCCATAA